A DNA window from Arachis hypogaea cultivar Tifrunner chromosome 18, arahy.Tifrunner.gnm2.J5K5, whole genome shotgun sequence contains the following coding sequences:
- the LOC112770929 gene encoding uncharacterized protein isoform X1, producing MLYAMRYAVPKLIRFLLPSSTFLPYVQHTRLCLHSQRLPSRNAYKFDSVHDVVALFNCMVDMHPQPSIVELTKILGTIVKMKHYTTAIYLYTQMESKGILPFTVTLNILINCYCHVGQTGFAFSVMSKFIKWGFRPSAVTWTTLMKGLSLNGKMSDALYIHGKIIPKGFRFDEVMYGTLINGLFKTGETRFANQMLRQMESHFVRLNLVMYNIVVDGLCKHGRLNDALDLYSKMPDQGISPDIVTYSSLIYGFCRVGKWKEAGLLLNEIVVKNISLDVYTFNIIIDALCKEGMLLQAQVMCDVMIERGQQPDIITYTILMDGYCRNNEVDKARNLFDMVIERGFVPDVWSYNILIKGYVKIKRVDEALSLMKSKNIVPNIITNNSLVDGLCKAGRISHAWEIVTKMHYCGQPSPDVNTYNIFLDYLCKNQHLDEAIKLFKRLMYERSFVPNVWSYNILIRGYCQSKRLDEAKILFQDMRLKNLDPNIVTYNILLQALCDTQQLGKAITLLNQIVDDDICPNLCTYKILIHGL from the coding sequence ATGTTGTATGCAATGAGGTATGCAGTCCCCAAACTCATTCGCTTTCTTCTGCCATCATCTACTTTTTTGCCATATGTCCAACATACAAGGCTATGTCTTCATTCACAGCGGCTACCATCACGAAATGCCTACAAATTTGATAGTGTTCATGATGTTGTAGCTTTATTTAATTGCATGGTTGATATGCATCCGCAGCCATCGATTGTGGAATTGACCAAAATCTTGGGAACGATTGTAAAGATGAAACATTATACCACAGCTATTTATCTTTATACCCAGATGGAGTCAAAGGGCATCCTACCATTTACTGTTACTTTGAACATCTTGATCAATTGTTATTGCCATGTAGGCCAAACAGGTTTTGCTTTCTCGGTAATGAGCAAGTTTATTAAGTGGGGTTTTCGGCCAAGTGCTGTAACTTGGACTACACTAATGAAGGGGTTGTCTCTTAATGGTAAAATGTCGGATGCACTATATATTCATGGTAAAATTATTCCCAAAGGATTTCGGTTTGATGAAGTTATGTACGGAACCTTAATCAATGGTCTGTTTAAGACGGGAGAAACAAGATTTGCTAATCAAATGCTTCGACAAATGGAGAGTCACTTTGTTAGGCTAAATCTTGTAATGTACAATATTGTTGTTGATGGTTTGTGCAAACATGGACGGTTGAATGATGCACTGGATTTGTATTCTAAAATGCCTGATCAAGGAATTTCCCCCGATATTGTCACTTACAGTTCATTAATCTATGGTTTCTGTCGTGTGGGCAAATGGAAAGAAGCTGGATTATTGCTGAATGAGATTGTTGTTAAAAACATTAGCCTAGATGTGTATACCTTTAACATAATAATTGATGCATTATGCAAAGAAGGGATGCTATTGCAAGCCCAAGTTATGTGCGACGTGATGATTGAAAGAGGTCAACAACCAGACATTATTACTTACACAATTTTGATGGATGGATATTGTAGGAACAATGAAGTTGATAAGGCAAGAAACTTATTTGATATGGTAATTGAAAGGGGTTTTGTGCCTGATGTTTGGAGTTATAACATCTTGATTAAAGGTTATGTCAAGATCAAAAGAGTGGATGAAGCCTTGAGTTTGATGAAAAGTAAGAATATAGTTCCAAACATTATAACTAACAATTCTCTAGTTGATGGCTTGTGCAAAGCCGGTAGAATCTCGCATGCATGGGAGATTGTTACAAAAATGCATTATTGTGGTCAACCATCCCCTGATGTAAACACTTACAATATATTTTTAGATTACTTATGCAAAAACCAGCATCTTGATGAggcaattaaattatttaaaagactCATGTATGAAAGAAGTTTTGTTCCAAATGTTTGGAGTTACAATATCTTGATCCGTGGTTATTGCCAAAGTAAAAGATTAGATGAAGCCAAGATTCTTTTCCAAGATATGCGTCTCAAGAATTTGGATCCAAATATTGTAACTTACAATATATTGTTACAGGCTTTATGCGACACGCAGCAACTTGGCAAGGCAATTACACTATTAAACCAAATTGTTGACGATGATATCTGTCCGAATTTATGCACATACAAAATACTTATACATGGTTTATAG
- the LOC112770929 gene encoding uncharacterized protein isoform X2 codes for MVDMHPQPSIVELTKILGTIVKMKHYTTAIYLYTQMESKGILPFTVTLNILINCYCHVGQTGFAFSVMSKFIKWGFRPSAVTWTTLMKGLSLNGKMSDALYIHGKIIPKGFRFDEVMYGTLINGLFKTGETRFANQMLRQMESHFVRLNLVMYNIVVDGLCKHGRLNDALDLYSKMPDQGISPDIVTYSSLIYGFCRVGKWKEAGLLLNEIVVKNISLDVYTFNIIIDALCKEGMLLQAQVMCDVMIERGQQPDIITYTILMDGYCRNNEVDKARNLFDMVIERGFVPDVWSYNILIKGYVKIKRVDEALSLMKSKNIVPNIITNNSLVDGLCKAGRISHAWEIVTKMHYCGQPSPDVNTYNIFLDYLCKNQHLDEAIKLFKRLMYERSFVPNVWSYNILIRGYCQSKRLDEAKILFQDMRLKNLDPNIVTYNILLQALCDTQQLGKAITLLNQIVDDDICPNLCTYKILIHGL; via the coding sequence ATGGTTGATATGCATCCGCAGCCATCGATTGTGGAATTGACCAAAATCTTGGGAACGATTGTAAAGATGAAACATTATACCACAGCTATTTATCTTTATACCCAGATGGAGTCAAAGGGCATCCTACCATTTACTGTTACTTTGAACATCTTGATCAATTGTTATTGCCATGTAGGCCAAACAGGTTTTGCTTTCTCGGTAATGAGCAAGTTTATTAAGTGGGGTTTTCGGCCAAGTGCTGTAACTTGGACTACACTAATGAAGGGGTTGTCTCTTAATGGTAAAATGTCGGATGCACTATATATTCATGGTAAAATTATTCCCAAAGGATTTCGGTTTGATGAAGTTATGTACGGAACCTTAATCAATGGTCTGTTTAAGACGGGAGAAACAAGATTTGCTAATCAAATGCTTCGACAAATGGAGAGTCACTTTGTTAGGCTAAATCTTGTAATGTACAATATTGTTGTTGATGGTTTGTGCAAACATGGACGGTTGAATGATGCACTGGATTTGTATTCTAAAATGCCTGATCAAGGAATTTCCCCCGATATTGTCACTTACAGTTCATTAATCTATGGTTTCTGTCGTGTGGGCAAATGGAAAGAAGCTGGATTATTGCTGAATGAGATTGTTGTTAAAAACATTAGCCTAGATGTGTATACCTTTAACATAATAATTGATGCATTATGCAAAGAAGGGATGCTATTGCAAGCCCAAGTTATGTGCGACGTGATGATTGAAAGAGGTCAACAACCAGACATTATTACTTACACAATTTTGATGGATGGATATTGTAGGAACAATGAAGTTGATAAGGCAAGAAACTTATTTGATATGGTAATTGAAAGGGGTTTTGTGCCTGATGTTTGGAGTTATAACATCTTGATTAAAGGTTATGTCAAGATCAAAAGAGTGGATGAAGCCTTGAGTTTGATGAAAAGTAAGAATATAGTTCCAAACATTATAACTAACAATTCTCTAGTTGATGGCTTGTGCAAAGCCGGTAGAATCTCGCATGCATGGGAGATTGTTACAAAAATGCATTATTGTGGTCAACCATCCCCTGATGTAAACACTTACAATATATTTTTAGATTACTTATGCAAAAACCAGCATCTTGATGAggcaattaaattatttaaaagactCATGTATGAAAGAAGTTTTGTTCCAAATGTTTGGAGTTACAATATCTTGATCCGTGGTTATTGCCAAAGTAAAAGATTAGATGAAGCCAAGATTCTTTTCCAAGATATGCGTCTCAAGAATTTGGATCCAAATATTGTAACTTACAATATATTGTTACAGGCTTTATGCGACACGCAGCAACTTGGCAAGGCAATTACACTATTAAACCAAATTGTTGACGATGATATCTGTCCGAATTTATGCACATACAAAATACTTATACATGGTTTATAG